The proteins below come from a single Streptomyces sp. B3I8 genomic window:
- a CDS encoding GH92 family glycosyl hydrolase, producing MRYRARHRWGPSAVVAATAFALVVASQGAAVARPAQAAKADREFSSSFESGDPAPTWVNTVDTTAGGAKRSSGVDGGYSTGIPGSVTDHVSSVRASAENTQGGEVKENLVDSEPTTKWLTFENTGWVEFDLDAPVKLTTYALTSANDVVERDPADWTLKGSTDGKDWKTIDTRTGQSFADRQTTNTYDLAEPAEYQHFRLDITKNHGADILQLADVQFSDGHVATTPEDMLSLVDQGPTGSPTAKSGAGFTGKRALRYAGRHKADGRAYSYNKVFDVNVRVERNTQLSYRIFPAMASGDLDYDATNVSVDLAFTDGTYLSQLGAVDEHGFPLTPRGQGDAKVLYVNQWNDVLSSIGSVAAGKTVDRILVAYDSPKGPAKFRGWVDDVSLKVAAPERPKAHLSDYALTTRGTNSTGSFSRGNTFPAAAVPHGFNFWTPVTNASVENWLYDYSRGNNDDNLPTIQAFSASHEPSPWMGDRQTFQVMPSAASGTPDTGKTARQLPFRHEKETARPYYYGVTFENGIKAEMAPTDHAAAMRFTYPGDDASVVFDNIRDEGGLTLDKENGVITGYSDVKSGGSAGATRLFLYGRFDSAVKDGSSSGVTGYLRFDAGHDHAVTLRLATSLISVDQAKDNLSRELPDSRSFDSVKRGAQQAWDKILGKVEVEGATSDQLTTLYSSLYRLYLYPNSGFEKVDGKYQYASPFSKATGENTPTHTGAKIVDGKVYVNNGFWDTYRTTWPAYSFLTPSQAGEMVDGFVQQYKDGGWTSRWSSPGYADLMTGTSSDVAFADAYVKGVKMDAESAYDAALKNATVVPPSSGVGRKGMTTSPFLGYTSTSTGEGLSWAMEGYVNDYGIAQMGAALYKKTHQKHYKEESEYFLNRARDYVNLFDSKAGFFQGKDEKGNWRVPSDKYDPRVWGYDYTETNGWGYAFTVPQDSHGLANLYGGKDKLAGKLDTFFSTPETASVDLKGSYGGVIHEMIEARDVRMGMYGHSNQVAHHITYMYDAAGQPYKTQKNVREVLSRLYNGSDIGQGYHGDEDNGEQSAWYLFSALGFYPLVMGSGEYAIGSPLFKKATVHLENGHDLVVKAPKNSTRNIYVQGLRVNGKKWSKTSLPHSLLSRGGVLDFDMGAKPSSWGTGKHDAPVSVTKDDKVATPRADVLKSEGALFDNTSATEASATTVDLPLSGDSAKAVQYTLTSPADRTKAPTGWTLQASSDGTHWKTLDERSGESFRWDRQTRAFSVPHAHSYAHYRLVLNGEATLSEVELLG from the coding sequence CCGCACAAGCGGCGAAGGCCGACCGGGAGTTCAGTTCCTCCTTCGAGTCGGGGGATCCGGCCCCCACATGGGTCAACACCGTCGACACGACGGCCGGCGGCGCCAAGCGCTCCTCGGGCGTCGACGGCGGATACAGCACCGGCATTCCCGGCAGCGTCACCGACCACGTCTCCAGCGTGCGGGCCAGCGCCGAGAACACGCAGGGCGGCGAGGTCAAGGAGAACCTCGTCGACAGCGAGCCGACCACCAAGTGGCTCACCTTCGAGAACACCGGCTGGGTCGAGTTCGACCTGGACGCCCCGGTCAAGCTGACCACCTACGCCCTCACCTCCGCCAACGACGTCGTCGAACGCGACCCGGCCGACTGGACCCTGAAGGGTTCCACGGACGGCAAGGACTGGAAGACGATCGACACGCGCACGGGTCAGTCCTTCGCCGACCGGCAGACGACCAACACCTACGACCTGGCCGAGCCGGCCGAGTACCAGCACTTCCGGCTGGACATCACCAAGAACCACGGCGCGGACATCCTCCAACTCGCCGACGTGCAGTTCTCCGACGGGCACGTCGCCACCACGCCCGAGGACATGCTGAGCCTCGTGGACCAGGGCCCCACCGGATCACCGACCGCAAAGTCCGGCGCGGGCTTCACCGGCAAGCGGGCGCTGCGCTACGCCGGCCGGCACAAGGCGGACGGCCGGGCATATTCGTACAACAAGGTGTTCGACGTCAATGTGCGCGTCGAGCGGAACACGCAGTTGTCGTACCGGATCTTCCCCGCGATGGCCTCCGGTGACCTCGACTACGACGCCACCAACGTCTCCGTCGACCTCGCCTTCACCGACGGCACCTACCTCAGCCAACTGGGGGCGGTGGACGAGCACGGCTTCCCGCTGACCCCGCGCGGGCAGGGCGACGCCAAGGTCCTCTACGTCAACCAGTGGAACGACGTGCTCTCCTCGATCGGCTCGGTGGCCGCCGGGAAGACCGTGGACCGGATACTGGTGGCCTACGACTCCCCCAAGGGTCCGGCGAAGTTCCGCGGCTGGGTGGACGACGTGTCGCTGAAGGTCGCGGCGCCCGAGCGGCCCAAGGCGCACCTGTCGGACTACGCGCTGACCACCCGCGGCACCAACTCCACCGGCAGCTTCTCGCGCGGCAACACGTTCCCGGCCGCGGCGGTCCCGCACGGCTTCAACTTCTGGACGCCGGTGACCAACGCGAGCGTGGAGAACTGGCTCTACGACTACTCCCGCGGCAACAACGACGACAACCTGCCGACCATCCAGGCGTTCAGCGCCAGCCACGAGCCCAGCCCGTGGATGGGTGACCGGCAGACCTTCCAGGTGATGCCGTCGGCCGCCTCCGGCACGCCGGACACCGGCAAGACGGCCCGGCAGCTCCCCTTCCGCCACGAGAAGGAGACCGCCCGCCCGTACTACTACGGCGTGACCTTCGAGAACGGCATCAAGGCGGAGATGGCGCCGACCGACCACGCGGCGGCCATGCGCTTCACCTACCCCGGTGACGACGCGAGCGTCGTCTTCGACAACATCCGGGACGAGGGCGGCCTCACCCTGGACAAGGAGAACGGCGTCATCACCGGCTACTCGGACGTGAAGTCCGGCGGTTCGGCGGGCGCCACCCGGCTGTTCCTCTACGGCAGGTTCGACTCGGCGGTCAAGGACGGCTCGTCCTCCGGCGTCACGGGCTACCTGCGCTTCGACGCGGGCCACGACCACGCCGTCACCCTGCGCCTGGCGACCTCGCTGATCAGCGTGGACCAGGCCAAGGACAACCTGTCGCGGGAGCTGCCGGACAGCAGGTCCTTCGACTCGGTCAAGCGCGGCGCCCAGCAGGCGTGGGACAAGATCCTCGGCAAGGTCGAGGTCGAGGGTGCCACCTCCGACCAGCTGACCACGCTGTACTCCTCGCTCTACCGGCTGTACCTGTACCCCAACTCGGGCTTCGAGAAGGTGGACGGCAAGTACCAGTACGCCTCCCCGTTCTCCAAGGCGACCGGCGAGAACACCCCGACGCACACCGGCGCCAAGATCGTCGACGGCAAGGTGTACGTCAACAACGGGTTCTGGGACACCTACCGCACCACCTGGCCGGCGTACTCGTTCCTGACGCCCTCCCAGGCCGGTGAGATGGTCGACGGCTTCGTCCAGCAGTACAAGGACGGCGGCTGGACCTCCCGCTGGTCCTCTCCCGGCTACGCGGACCTGATGACCGGCACGTCCTCGGACGTGGCGTTCGCCGACGCGTACGTCAAGGGCGTGAAGATGGACGCCGAGTCGGCGTACGACGCGGCGCTGAAGAACGCCACCGTCGTCCCGCCCTCCTCCGGCGTAGGCCGCAAGGGCATGACGACCTCGCCCTTCCTCGGCTACACCAGCACCAGCACGGGCGAGGGCCTGTCCTGGGCGATGGAGGGTTACGTCAACGACTACGGCATCGCCCAGATGGGCGCGGCGCTGTACAAGAAGACGCACCAGAAGCACTACAAGGAGGAGTCCGAGTACTTCCTCAACCGCGCCCGCGACTACGTCAACCTCTTCGACTCCAAGGCCGGGTTCTTCCAGGGCAAGGACGAGAAGGGCAACTGGCGGGTGCCCTCCGACAAGTACGACCCCCGCGTGTGGGGCTACGACTACACGGAGACCAACGGCTGGGGCTACGCCTTCACCGTGCCGCAGGACAGCCACGGCCTGGCCAACCTGTACGGCGGCAAGGACAAGCTCGCCGGCAAGCTGGACACGTTCTTCTCGACCCCGGAGACGGCTTCCGTGGACCTGAAGGGCTCCTACGGCGGCGTCATCCACGAGATGATCGAGGCGCGTGACGTACGGATGGGCATGTACGGCCACTCCAACCAGGTCGCGCACCACATCACCTACATGTACGACGCGGCCGGGCAGCCGTACAAGACGCAGAAGAACGTGCGCGAGGTGCTCTCCCGCCTCTACAACGGCAGCGACATAGGGCAGGGCTACCACGGCGACGAGGACAACGGCGAGCAGTCGGCCTGGTACCTGTTCTCGGCGCTCGGCTTCTACCCGCTGGTGATGGGCAGCGGCGAGTACGCGATCGGCTCCCCGCTGTTCAAGAAGGCCACCGTGCACCTGGAGAACGGCCACGACCTGGTCGTCAAGGCGCCGAAGAACAGCACGAGGAACATCTACGTGCAGGGGCTGCGGGTCAACGGCAAGAAGTGGTCGAAGACCTCCCTGCCGCACTCGCTGCTCTCCCGCGGCGGCGTGCTCGACTTCGACATGGGCGCGAAGCCGTCGTCCTGGGGCACCGGCAAGCACGACGCGCCGGTGTCGGTGACGAAGGACGACAAGGTGGCCACGCCCCGCGCGGACGTCCTCAAGAGCGAGGGCGCGCTGTTCGACAACACCTCCGCGACGGAGGCGAGCGCGACGACGGTGGACCTGCCGCTGTCGGGCGACAGCGCCAAGGCGGTCCAGTACACACTGACGTCGCCGGCCGACCGCACCAAGGCCCCGACGGGCTGGACGCTGCAGGCCTCCAGCGACGGCACGCACTGGAAGACGCTGGACGAGCGGTCCGGCGAGAGCTTCCGCTGGGACCGCCAGACCCGCGCGTTCTCCGTCCCGCACGCCCACTCGTACGCCCACTACCGCCTGGTCCTGAACGGCGAGGCGACCCTGTCGGAGGTGGAGCTCCTGGGGTGA